In one bacterium genomic region, the following are encoded:
- a CDS encoding aminotransferase class III-fold pyridoxal phosphate-dependent enzyme, with amino-acid sequence MQETGTAPQLTSVEREALDHVWIHSARWLDLAERDDLRVMVRGEGCRLIDARGRTYLDGLSGLYVVNVGHGRREIGEAMARQAQELAYVSAASYTTLPTVQLADVLASLTPGDLNRFLFCSGGSEAIESAMKIAKQVQAMRGFPKRYKVIARRGGYHGATFGALSITSSRNETYFGPFMDGVSFVPSPNRYRNDFGVDGEAGDLKCADAVEQEILTQGPQHVAAVIGEPISASNNTHVPSPRYWQRLREICDRHGVLLIMDEVINGFGRTGRMFATEHFGVVPDLMTMAKGLSSGYAPIGAVAVRDGLFEEFKRQDVALAHLLTFGGQAVSCAAALANIEILQREHLAQRAAEQGGYLLRALETLRSHPTVGDVRGLGLLCAVELVKDKQTKEPFGWGPAAGAHPFSRRVVSLMAERGLLSRCFMSIQCVPPLVVTREELDRMVAIIDESLTVAEREFGFAS; translated from the coding sequence ATGCAGGAGACCGGTACCGCGCCGCAGCTTACCTCGGTCGAACGCGAGGCGCTCGATCACGTGTGGATTCACAGCGCGCGCTGGCTCGATCTGGCGGAGCGAGACGACCTGCGCGTCATGGTGCGCGGCGAAGGATGCCGGCTCATCGATGCCCGCGGGCGCACCTACCTCGACGGTCTGTCCGGGCTGTACGTGGTCAACGTCGGCCACGGACGGCGGGAGATCGGCGAGGCGATGGCACGGCAGGCGCAGGAGCTCGCCTACGTGTCCGCGGCCAGCTACACGACCCTGCCGACGGTCCAGCTCGCCGACGTGCTCGCTTCGCTGACCCCCGGCGACCTGAACCGGTTCCTGTTCTGCTCCGGCGGCTCGGAAGCGATCGAGAGCGCGATGAAGATCGCCAAGCAGGTCCAGGCGATGCGCGGCTTCCCGAAGCGGTACAAGGTGATTGCGCGCCGCGGCGGGTACCACGGCGCGACGTTCGGGGCGCTCAGCATCACGTCGTCACGGAACGAGACGTACTTCGGGCCGTTCATGGACGGGGTGAGCTTCGTGCCGTCTCCCAACCGCTACCGGAACGACTTTGGCGTAGACGGAGAGGCCGGAGACTTGAAGTGCGCCGACGCGGTGGAACAGGAGATCCTGACGCAAGGGCCGCAGCACGTCGCGGCCGTGATCGGCGAGCCGATCTCGGCCTCCAACAACACCCACGTGCCGTCCCCCCGGTACTGGCAGCGCCTCCGCGAGATCTGCGACCGGCACGGCGTCTTGCTGATCATGGACGAGGTCATCAACGGGTTCGGCCGCACCGGGCGGATGTTCGCGACCGAGCACTTCGGCGTCGTGCCGGACCTGATGACGATGGCCAAAGGGTTGTCGTCGGGATACGCGCCGATCGGTGCCGTGGCCGTCCGCGACGGGCTCTTTGAGGAGTTCAAGCGGCAGGACGTCGCGCTCGCGCACCTGCTGACGTTTGGCGGCCAGGCCGTATCGTGCGCGGCCGCCCTTGCGAACATCGAGATTCTGCAGCGCGAGCACCTGGCGCAGCGCGCCGCCGAGCAGGGGGGGTACCTGCTGCGCGCGCTGGAGACTCTGCGATCGCACCCCACGGTAGGCGACGTGCGCGGTCTCGGGTTGCTGTGCGCCGTCGAGCTCGTCAAGGACAAGCAGACCAAGGAACCGTTCGGATGGGGTCCCGCGGCCGGCGCCCACCCGTTCAGCCGGCGGGTGGTGTCGCTGATGGCGGAGCGGGGGTTGCTCAGCCGTTGCTTCATGTCGATCCAGTGCGTGCCGCCGCTCGTTGTCACGCGGGAGGAGCTTGACCGGATGGTCGCGATCATCGACGAAAGCCTGACGGTCGCGGAGCGCGAGTTCGGGTTCGCGTCGTAA